The Panicum hallii strain FIL2 chromosome 5, PHallii_v3.1, whole genome shotgun sequence genome contains the following window.
TAAGACGAAGGTTTTAGCCCAGCCTTCTTCGGTGAAAGAAAGAACAACTTTTCCTTTTTGAAAGGAAAGAACAACTTGACTAGTGATGAGAGGGAGAACTGACAAGCAGCAGCAAACAGCAAAGTAGAAGGTGAGAGTGAAATCGCAGGGGCGAGTCGGTCATTCCAGGGGTAGAAAGAGACATAAATATGGGGCCCGTGCCGAGTGGCATCCAGGCCAAGCCGTCTGCAAAACCCGAACGGCCAAACCTGAGGTGGAGATCGCACGCGGGGCACCCCATCTCTCGTACCGCCGTTTGTTCCGCTCTCgctcgccaccaccaccaccacccacaTCCCAATCTCTCGGccacgagcagcagcagcagcgcccggctccttggcggcggcgggcggcggaccGCGCGGCTCCCCAATGGCCTCCAGGATGGCGCTCCGCCTCAACGACGTCACGCTCTGCCTCTCCCCGCCCATCgccacccgccgctgccgccgccgcgccggcagcGTCAGGGTCTTCGCCGTCGCCTCCACGCCATCCACCGTCTCCACCAAGTAAGCCTCCCGGGGCCTGGCTCGCGGCCCCCTCGCCTCTCTGAGTTCGTTCGTGTTCCTCCCATTGAttgatagatagatagatagattgGTTCCTCGTATTGGAGGAGACGCTCGCTCCGTCTAGCGGCGACGTGCCTGCGCCACTGAGCGCGAACGATTCAGGCGCGTTCGTGCTGGAATCGTAATCCGGCGGGGTTACCGCGTCACTCTCGCGAGGtcttccgccgcctccgcgtGCAATGTTCAATTAGATTCGAttttttttctctccttttcgTTCTCGTCGTTCTGGGCCGGCGCCCCGTGTCAGGCTTGTCAGATTCGCTCCTGCCTGTGCCGAGCTCCCCCGGTTTCGGTGGCGGCGACGTCCTCACATGGGCGACGCCCCTCGCTGTCTCGGCAGATCAGGCGCGAAGGTCGCCGCCTCGCCATTAAATTCTGCATGGGTAGGTCGTTTTCTCTGCGTGGCCGGGGCGGGGGACCGGCGCCGTCCCGGCTCCTGAGCGTTCGGTTGCCTTGCGTCGACCTCAAGCGAAGTGAGCCCCTTTCTGCTGTGCTGGTCCCTTTCAGATTTCTTTTGATGCCGTGTTTACTCGGCATTAAATTTTCCTGGGACCTTCAACTTGACCGGGGACCCTGGCAGTTCGTCCTCTCGGTGTATCTCTTAATGGTTGCATTCTAGAATTGTTGGAGGCCTGGTACCATATCACCTCGCACAGTTGCTCTGCGCTGATGTAGTGGTTGTACTGGCTATAGAAGCTTGCGGTTCAGTGCCTATATCTATGGGGGTGTCTCATCATGGTTTTGTGTAGGTTGCATCAGAGGTGAAGATGCATGTTTGCTGTCGAGGTTGTTCGATGTGGTAGTTCTGTATTGGTGGTGTAGTTTGGCGGAATTTTATTTGACTTGCCCCCACAGGACCATTGAGCTCTTAGGTTGCTGGTTCATGACAGCTCTTTGCTGTTCATCTGCTTGGGCCGACGGGGTTTATGAAGTCAATAAATACAGTCCAACGTTGGATAAAACAAACTGCTTCTGCTATATCATAGGCATATTAATTTGAAAATAGAAGCCCATCCAGGGTTCTATTCTAGGACAAATTTATTAacttctttatttatttatttaccaAGAGGTGGTTCAGAAACCATGATACCATAGGTATTGCTGTGTGAAGTTTATCTAAGTAGGTTTTCCTGCTAATTCTAGCTTAGTCAAGCCTACTTTGAGCCACATGTAGATTTTTGTGATTGATTTGGATGGAAGTTTAGAGAACCATAGTTGGCTAGTTGCACCTGTCTCATTTCTACTTCGGAACTtttgtgttttttttttgataaaTCTCAGTGACAGTGTTCTGATGAAGTATTCTGAGACAAAAACATTGATAAAGAACTAATAATGGAAATGTAATCCTTCCATTAATATGTACTTTGTGGGGATCACATCATAATTTGTGTGGGACACAGCATGTGACTGGTCGTGTAGTGTGGAAAAGGTCAATGACATTAGCTACTAACCAACCCCAATCTATACGCATACCTGGTAAGCTCTGGTGGCTAGAAGCCTTGGTATGATCCTGTTACATATGCATATCCTACTTCATTTGACAAAATATGAATAGCACAAGTAATTGAATATTTAAACCTTAAAGAAATCCCCAAACAAGTCCATTAGTTTTTTGTTAGCTTGTGATTATTGTCGGTCATGCCAACCTCCAACATGTTGGAAAAATCCTGCATATGCAAAGAGTGTCAGCTCAATTCCTACTGGATTTCAGTTTTGATGTCATGACTTGTACTGTGCACGGGATTCCATTATCATTATTTCAAGGCCAGACTTGCTTACATAGTACTTTTATATTCAATACAAAGGAGAACAAATATGCCTGTTTATATGTCGGCACAGATATATGAAACATGTGTGTGCCTCTATTTATCATGCTGCAGTACAATACATTAGCATATGCATACCTTATGCATACTATGAGCCAGCAAAATGGTCTGCATATCTGAGTGCTTATAAATATGCTCAATGGAAACAAACTGGCAAGTAGTGATGATCATCATTACAGGTCTGCTGGGGCTTAGATGTGGTTTGTGGTCATTTCATTAGTGACTTGAATTGTGCATGTAATCTGGTTGAAATTTTCAACCACGAGCTTACCTGTTCCAGATTTGCTACCAGTTTCGTCCACATCGTGAAGTCTAATTTTGTTTCATAGTATAGTACGTGAATAGCGAGTGATGGAGCCACCATGTAACTGATAACTAATCATACCTTTTCACCCAAACTGTTCCAGGGTTGAGGATAAGAAGCCATTTGCTCCTCCAAGGGAGGTACATGTCCAGGTTACACATTCAATGCCACCTCAGAAGATTGAAATATTCAAGTCTCTTGATGACTGGGCTAGAGATAACCTCTTGACGCATCTTAAGCCAGTCGAGAAGTGTTGGCAGCCACAGGATTTCCTCCCTGACCCAGCATCTGAAGGATTTCATGATGAAGTTAAGGAGCTCAGAGAACGTGCCAAGGAAATCCCTGATGATTACTTAGTTTGTTTGGTCGGAGACATGATTACTGAGGAGGCTCTTCCAACATACCAGACTATGCTTAACACACTCGATGGTGTCAGGGATGAGACAGGTGCAAGCCCCACTGCCTGGGCAGTTTGGACAAGAGCATGGACTGCTGAGGAGAACCGGCATGGTGACCTCCTAAACAAATATCTGTACCTCACTGGGAGGGTGGATATGAGGCAAATTGAGAAGACAATTCAGTATCTTATTGGCTCTGGAATGGTAACatattcttcttcctttttccaATTCTTCTTACCTATTTAACGTTTCTTACCTTGACGTGTTCATTCAGCTGTTCATGCTTCCGAAGTGTTTATTTTGGTTAGTGTTGAGAGTTC
Protein-coding sequences here:
- the LOC112895844 gene encoding stearoyl-[acyl-carrier-protein] 9-desaturase 2, chloroplastic gives rise to the protein MASRMALRLNDVTLCLSPPIATRRCRRRAGSVRVFAVASTPSTVSTKVEDKKPFAPPREVHVQVTHSMPPQKIEIFKSLDDWARDNLLTHLKPVEKCWQPQDFLPDPASEGFHDEVKELRERAKEIPDDYLVCLVGDMITEEALPTYQTMLNTLDGVRDETGASPTAWAVWTRAWTAEENRHGDLLNKYLYLTGRVDMRQIEKTIQYLIGSGMDPRTENNPYLGFIYTSFQERATFISHGNTARHAKDYGDLKLAQICGIIASDEKRHETAYTKIVEKLFEIDPDGTVVALADMMKKKISMPAHLMFDGQDEKLFDHFSMVAQRLGVYTARDYADILEFLVNRWKVADLTGLSGEGNKAQDYLCTLASRIRKLDERAQSRAKKAGTMPFSWVYGREVQL